TCGTATTCTGagggtttcttcatttttatttggaATTGAATTGTGAAACTGTGACTTGATAATTTAGGTTTCAgtgttctttgtatataaaccctaatctactGTCAGCGAGTCTTGCTACTTCACTAAACATTGGGAGAACGATCACTTACTTGCTTGCTTCTTGGCTAACACTGTAAACTGTAGAAGATGGCATATCTCGCTACCCAATATAAGTAACCATAGGAGAAAGAGGAAAATAAGAACAACTGTAGTGAAGATGCTTTTGCTTCTCTGAACTTATAAACAGATAGATATGTATATGCGTTAGCTAGTAATAGGGCTTCGTTTTGCTGTTTCTGATACaatcttttttcattttcttgatctCTCAATTCCATTTATGATCACAAAAGCTAGATGaatttcatatttatcttcCGTGTTGATATATTACACGATTCTAGCAATTTGTTATTTTGTTGTTCTCTTTGGCTTTATCATCAGTCTAATGATAATAATGAATCCGTGTAGGGAGAGTGTTCTGCAAGAAGGGATGTGATGCCGACAGTGACTCATGGGAAGATTGTAAgcatttctttttaatcactCAAGTCCATCATGAGATTTGTTTATGAATTGAGGAGCAGATTCATCTCTCCTCACTCCTCACTCCTCACTATACAACATTACAGAAAATTCTTGTCTCCTACATTGTATATATGTGTGTTCATGAAGTATCTCCTCTTCTTCAGGTTTTGATTTTGCAAGTTAATGAATTGGTGTGATAGTGTTCTCTTTATAGGTGTATCAGACTGCAGTGAGATATGCTACAAAGACCCTGTGCTAAAAGACCGACAATGGAGTGCATATATAGATCGTTCTCCTGGAGCTGCCAGCTACTCTGAGGTATCCACACTACATTAAAAAGAATACCCTTTTCATAAACAGACCGACGTATCTAACttgttttatattgtaaaattcAGGAATGCTTTCACGCGTGTGTCGCAGGCTGTGGTTACAAGGTTTGGTACTCTTGTTTCAATCTTCATTTTGATGCCTTTGCagtatatttttcttcttcttagctCGTGTTTGCTGC
The Brassica napus cultivar Da-Ae chromosome A1, Da-Ae, whole genome shotgun sequence DNA segment above includes these coding regions:
- the LOC106374058 gene encoding uncharacterized protein LOC106374058 isoform X2 translates to MIRIVLRRICIQAGRVFCKKGCDADSDSWEDCVSDCSEICYKDPVLKDRQWSAYIDRSPGAASYSEECFHACVAGCGYKFEVGSEEVDKVKPKRPPPPPPKPQPPPRAKGPKQPPSEEVPGTSA